A region of the Mesoaciditoga lauensis cd-1655R = DSM 25116 genome:
CCATTTCACCTATCTTTGCCATCTATTCAGCCAGCTCCTGCCAGCCCACACCTCCTTGTTTTGGGGTGTAAATACCTTTCACACCCTTGTTTTACAAAAGACACAGAAGTGAAAGGTTGTTCATTTCCATTTTTTGAAATTCTTCTCATGTTAGGTTATTATACAACACCATCCTAAAAAAAAAGAAATCAAAGAGCAAAATGCTTTTCAAATTCTTCTATTATCACCTTGAATATCTCATTTTCTCCCAATTTTCCATCAACGGTGACAAATCTTTTTGATCTTTTTAAAGAATTATAACCCTCAATAACCCTCTCCATAAAGAGCCATCCTTCCGATTCAAGTCGATCTTTTTTAGGTTTCATTCTTTTTTCAAAGGTCTCCTTATCTATTTCAAAGTAAAATGTCAGATCGGGGTAGAGCATATCCGTTGCAAATTCATTTACAAGCATGACGATTCTCTTTCCCAATCCTCTCCCAAAACCCTGGTAAGCTACAGAGGAATCTATATATCTGTCAAGTATCACATATTCTCCCTTTTCAAGCTCTGGCTTTACTTTCTCTTTTACCAATTGTGCACGTGACGCGGCATAAAGCAAGAATTCCGTTTTTGGATCCATCGACGTATTTGATTTATCCAGCAGTATGTTCCTTATCTGTTCACCTATCTTCGTTCCACCCGGTTCCCTGAAAATTGAGTGTTTAATCCCCTTAGATTTTAAATATTCGCTTAGCTTTTCTATCTGTGTGGTCTTCCCGCATCCATCTATTCCCTCAAAAGTTACAAGCGGCATATGACACCTCCATTACTCATGTGTTTGATCTTTTTCGTAAAAGCTTGCAAATCTTGGAAAGAAACTCACAACGATACTGCCTATTGGCCCATTTCGTTGTTTGCCTATTATTATTTCAGCGTCCTTTGGAGCGTTAAAATCGAATTGCTCTTCTTCCTCATCTTCACCCTTATGTCTCTTCTTGAAATAGTCTTCTCTATGAATGAACATTACCACATCTGCGTCTTGTTCAATTGCTCCAGACTCTCTTAAATCGCTGAGCCTTGGGCGTTTTTCATCCCTTTGCTCAACAGCTCTTGAAAGCTGTGAAAGTGCAACCACACAGACATCCAATTCCCTTGCAAGAAGTTTCAGCGATCTTGATATTTCAGATATTTCCTGTTGCCTGTTTTCGTGCCTCGATCTTGTATGCATGAGCTGTAAATAGTCTACAAACATCACATCCATACCATACTCTTTTTTTATCTTCCTTGCCTTGGTTCTCAACTTCATTATGTCCAATGAGGGATCGTCATCGATGATCATGCGTGCGTTTCTCAAGCGTGCCGCGGCATCTGTCAACCTTCTCCAATCGTCCGGGCTTATCGATCCGGAACGTATGTTTTTAAGATCCACAAAACCTTCTGCGCACAGCATTCTTTGGGCCAGCTGCTCTGCCGACATTTCCAAACTGAAAAACGTTACGTCATGATCATAACGCAACGAAATATTTCTTGCAAGCGTAAGGGCAAGAGACGTTTTTCCCAAAGATGGCCTTGCCGCCACTATAACTAAATCTGATTTGTGAAGCCCTGCGGTCATTCCATCCAACTCTCTAAAACCAGTTGGTATTCCGGAAACGTATATTCCTCCTTCGGGTGATTCCTTTTCAATTTTAAGCTTTTCTATGTTCTCAAAGGAAGAATTTATGACTTTCTCCAACGGCATGTAGCTTCGTGTTGTCCTATCTTCTGCTATTTTGAATATCATTCTTTCCGCATCGTCAAGTATATCTTCAACCTCTCTTTGTTCGTAAGATAGGTTGGCAATCTTTGAAGCCGTACTTATCAGCTGGCGAAGAATCGATTTTTCTTTCACCATTTTGGCATAGTATTCCACATTGGAAACTATGGGAACGGCATCCGCGAAATGCATAACCCCTATTTCTCCGCCTACCAATTCCAACTGTTTCTCAACTTTCAATTCTTCAACGACAGAGAGAACATCTATGGGCTTTGAATCTTGAAAAAGTTTCTCCATCGCTTTAAACACCAATTTGGTTGGTGTGAAATAAAAATCGGAAGACGTTAAAATTTCAAACACCGAATCAGCCACTTCCGGATCTAAAAAGATAGCTCCAATTACAGCCTCTTCAGCTTCCCTGCTTTGAGGCAAAACTTTACCTTCTATTGCTCATCACCTCTTAGAAGAATGAAAATCCAAAATTGCCGTTTACCGGATCAACGGATACGTATTTCTCAGGGAAAGCCGTTATGTAAAGGGTAAGAGAAAACTTGGAAATTTTAAATCCATTTGAGGGGGACATATCCAAACTTCCTTTTAATCCAAGGCAGTCTAAGTTTTTATAAAAATTCAAGCTTAAACTCTGAAGGCCACCGTTTGAAAAGTTTCCTTTTGAAGATATTGACATACCTATTTCTTTTATGCTTCCAGACGCTTCAAAATTTAAATTGTCCACTGAAAAATTATCCGTTCTTATCACAAATTTAGAAGACCATTTGAAATTGGAAAAAAACAAAAACTTTCCCATAGATGCCTCTAATTTACTTGAAATATTGGAAAGTTTACTGGAGCCGTAATCGTAAATTGTTTCACCATGATATGAAATTCCTCCGTACTTTGAATCAAAAGAAAATTTGGTGTTTATTGGCGTAAAGGATGGTTTTATGATCGTAGTTGTGTTAACAGCATTTGAAACGCTGAAGATTTTGAATTTGGATGAAGTTACCAAACTGATATTTGACCACGGATTGGTAAGATTGTTGAAATTATAGGAAAATTTTGCTGACGCATTCAAAGGCACAAATGGAACTTTATATGACAATGCAAATGCCAAATTGTTTTCAAAGTTATGCGTATCAAATTTTGAGATATCCTGCCCTCCAACACCAACTAATGTGTGAACTACTGACGTTTTCACTCCAAATATATCCTTAGAAATGGATGTTTTCAAAATGCCTGCAAAGCGATCGGAAAATCCCGCACTGCTACTTGTTTTTTTAATCCCTGTTTTTGCGCTATAAGATAAATTCAAGGCTGTTCCC
Encoded here:
- the dnaB gene encoding replicative DNA helicase, which codes for MPQSREAEEAVIGAIFLDPEVADSVFEILTSSDFYFTPTKLVFKAMEKLFQDSKPIDVLSVVEELKVEKQLELVGGEIGVMHFADAVPIVSNVEYYAKMVKEKSILRQLISTASKIANLSYEQREVEDILDDAERMIFKIAEDRTTRSYMPLEKVINSSFENIEKLKIEKESPEGGIYVSGIPTGFRELDGMTAGLHKSDLVIVAARPSLGKTSLALTLARNISLRYDHDVTFFSLEMSAEQLAQRMLCAEGFVDLKNIRSGSISPDDWRRLTDAAARLRNARMIIDDDPSLDIMKLRTKARKIKKEYGMDVMFVDYLQLMHTRSRHENRQQEISEISRSLKLLARELDVCVVALSQLSRAVEQRDEKRPRLSDLRESGAIEQDADVVMFIHREDYFKKRHKGEDEEEEQFDFNAPKDAEIIIGKQRNGPIGSIVVSFFPRFASFYEKDQTHE
- the tmk gene encoding dTMP kinase, coding for MPLVTFEGIDGCGKTTQIEKLSEYLKSKGIKHSIFREPGGTKIGEQIRNILLDKSNTSMDPKTEFLLYAASRAQLVKEKVKPELEKGEYVILDRYIDSSVAYQGFGRGLGKRIVMLVNEFATDMLYPDLTFYFEIDKETFEKRMKPKKDRLESEGWLFMERVIEGYNSLKRSKRFVTVDGKLGENEIFKVIIEEFEKHFAL